From a single Aspergillus puulaauensis MK2 DNA, chromosome 2, nearly complete sequence genomic region:
- a CDS encoding ribose-phosphate diphosphokinase (COG:F;~EggNog:ENOG410PGG8;~InterPro:IPR029057,IPR000836,IPR000842,IPR029099, IPR005946;~PFAM:PF00156,PF14572,PF13793;~go_function: GO:0000287 - magnesium ion binding [Evidence IEA];~go_function: GO:0004749 - ribose phosphate diphosphokinase activity [Evidence IEA];~go_process: GO:0009116 - nucleoside metabolic process [Evidence IEA];~go_process: GO:0009156 - ribonucleoside monophosphate biosynthetic process [Evidence IEA];~go_process: GO:0009165 - nucleotide biosynthetic process [Evidence IEA];~go_process: GO:0044249 - cellular biosynthetic process [Evidence IEA]): MASNSIKLLTGNSHPELANLVADRLGIELTKIMVLQYSNQETSVTIGESVRDEDVFILQSTRPNDINDGLMELLIMINACKTASARRITAVIPNFPYARQDKKDKSRAPITAKLMANMLQTAGCNHVITMDLHASQIQGFFNVPVDNLYAEPSMLKWIRENLDVSNCVIVSPDAGGAKRATAIADRLDLQFALIHKERPRPNEVSRMVLVGSVKDKVAIIVDDMADTCGTLVKAADTVMQHGAREVNAIVVHGILSGKAIDNVNNSCLKRIVVTNTVPHQEKKEVCDKIETIDISPTLAEACRRTHNGESVSFLFSHTVA, translated from the exons ATGGCGTCGAATTCTATCAAGCTTTTGACCGGCAACAGCCATCCGGAGCTGGCCAATTTGGTCGCAGATAG GCTCGGAATTGAATTGACCAAGATTATGGTTCTACAATACTCGAACCAGGAAACGAGCGTAACGATCGGAGAGAGTGTCCGAGATGAGGACG TATTCATCTTGCAGTCGACCCGACCGAACGATATCAACGACGGATTAATGGAACTTCTTATCATGATCAATGCCTGCAAGACCGCTTCTGCGCGACGCATTACTGCTGTTATTCCAAACTTCCCCTACGCCCGCCAggacaagaaagacaagagtCGTGCGCCAATTACAGCCAAACTCATGGCGAATATGCTGCAGACGGCTGGCTGCAACCATGTTATCACCATGGATCTCCATGCCAGCCAGATCCAGGGCTTTTTTAACGTTCCCGTTGACAACCTGTATGCGGAGCCTAGTATGCTCAAGTGGATCCGGGAGAATCTTGATGTGAGCAACTGTGTGATCGTGAGTCCCGATGCTGGTGGTGCCAAACG AGCGACTGCCATCGCCGACCGGTTGGATCTACAATTTGCATTGATCCATAAGGAGCGTCCACGTCCGAACGAAGTCTCACGCATGGTCCTTGTTGGTAGCGTGAAAGATAAGGTGGCTATCATCGTTGATGATATGGCCGATACTTGCGGAACCCTCGTCAAGGCAGCCGATACAGTTATGCAGCACGGTGCTAGGGAAGTCAACGCAATCGTCGTACACGGTATCCTCTCCGGTAAAGCCATTGACAATGTGAACAACAGCTGCCTGAAGCGGATAGTTGTGACCAACACCGTCCCCCaccaagagaagaaggaagttTGCGACAAGATTGAGACCATAGATATCAGCCCGACACTTGCAGAGGCTTGCCGCCGTACGCACAACGGCGAGTCTGTGAGTTTCCTATTTTCTCACACGGTTGCCTAA
- the RPS6 gene encoding 40S ribosomal protein eS6 (COG:J;~EggNog:ENOG410PHTT;~InterPro:IPR014401,IPR018282,IPR001377;~PFAM:PF01092;~go_component: GO:0005840 - ribosome [Evidence IEA];~go_function: GO:0003735 - structural constituent of ribosome [Evidence IEA];~go_process: GO:0006412 - translation [Evidence IEA]), protein MKLNISYPANGSQKIVEIDDERKLRPFMEKRMGTEVPGDSLGDEFKGYLFKITGGNDKQGFPMKQGVLLPTRTRLLLADGHSCYRPRRTGERKRKSIRGAITGLDLAVLALSIIKQGEGEVPGLTDTVVPKRLGPKRATKIRSFFGLDKKDDVRKFVIRRTVTKEGKKDYTKAPKIQRLVTPQRLQRKRHRIALKRRRSESAREAANDYAKLLASRVHEEKAKKDELRKRRASSMRK, encoded by the exons ATGAAGCTCAACATTTCCTACCCGGCCAATGGGTCGCAGAAGATCGTCGAAATCGACGATGAACGCAAGCTTCGTCCTTTCATGGAGAAGCGCATGGGCACCGAA GTCCCCGGCGACTCTCTCGGTGACGAATTCAAGGGTTACCTCTTCAAGATCACTGGTGGTAACGACAAGCAAG GTTTCCCCATGAAGCAGGGTG TTCTCCTCCCCACCCGTAcccgtctcctcctcgccgacgGCCACAGCTGCTACCGCCCCCGCCGCACTGGTGAGCGCAAGCGCAAGAGTATCCGTGGTGCCATCACCGGTCTCGACCTTGCCGTCCTTGCCctcagcatcatcaagcagggtgagggtgaggttcCCGGTCTCACCGACACCGTTGTCCCCAAGAGACTCGGACCCAAGCGTGCCACCAAGATCCGCAGCTTCTTCGGTCTCGACAAGAAGGACGACGTCCGCAAGTTCGTCATCCGCCGCACTGTCACcaaggagggcaagaagGACTACACCAAGGCCCCCAAGATCCAGCGTCTGGTCACTCCCCAGCGTCTCCAGCGCAAGCGTCACAGAATCGCTCTCAAGCGCCGCCGTTCCGAGTCTGCTCGCGAGGCTGC TAACGACTACGCCAAGCTCCTCGCCAGCCGTGTCcacgaggagaaggccaagaaggacgagctCCGCAAGCGACGGGCATCTTCCATGAGGAAGTAA
- a CDS encoding uncharacterized protein (COG:S;~EggNog:ENOG410PT07;~InterPro:IPR036514), whose product MRLASKFHIVCAFAVFSILLSSLFLGSQRFYYRRVGAANQPIVDFQAAASSDHRLVVFGDTWSDNNAKEVQGGRVWTDWLCSSFSCHHENLAQTAKSLRGTYVGSVVENEELPGAVGSLYKPPVADFKTQVKQWLAAEAKAVQNLDENAIHDRHNRTILVVSFGVWDLWNMIEKDYETATKAVDHSVKIIMEQLDMLSENWGSDDLKIILTLVPDVTFLPAFRPLGDQHVSQHKEAVKLVAHWNSELKGAVEKWGKGTIYLFDTEAFLVDLIRDRQLYSMGIEESNGLGRNQDPGWENVEGACVESKQQWVVTSEIKRCETPDKYLFWNEMHLGPSAHRLMGTEVFRGIEEMWLR is encoded by the exons ATGAGGCTTGCTAGCAAGTTTCACATCGTTTGCGCCTTCGCGGTGTTTagtattcttctttcttccttgtttctCGGCTCGCAGCGTTTCTACTACCGAAGGGTCGGCGCAGCGAACCAGCCAATTGTGGATTTCCAagccgcagcctcctcagACCATCGACTGGTCGTTTTTGGTGATACATGGAGCGACAATAATGCCAAAGAGGTCCAGGGTGGCAGAGTCTGGACTGACTGGTTGTGCTCTTCG TTCTCGTGCCATCATGAGAATCTTGCGCAGACTGCTAAGTCTTTGAGAGGAACCTACGTTGGCTCTGTCGTGGAAAATGAGGAGCTTCCCGGCGCAGTGGGCAGCCTATACAAGCCCCCAGTTGCCGATTTCAAGACGCAGGTCAAACAGTGGCTGGCAGCAGAGGCAAAGGCTGTCCAGAATCTAGACGAGAACGCGATTCATGACCGTCACAATCGCACCATTTTGGTGGTTTCCTTTGGGGTCTGGGATCTGTGGAATATGATAGAAAAGGACTACGAGACAGCAACCAAGGCAGTTGATCACAGCGTCAAAATCATTATGGAACAGTTAGATATGCTGTCTGAGAACTGGGGCAGTGACGACCTCAAGATCATCTTGACCTTGGTTCCGGATGTAACCTTCCTTCCAGCTTTCCGTCCGCTTGGGGATCAGCATGTTTCTCAGCACAAGGAGGCCGTTAAGCTCGTTGCGCATTGGAACAGTGAGCTGAAAGGCGCAGTGGAGAAATGGGGTAAAGGCACGATTTATCTGTTCGATACTGAGGCGTTCCTTGTTGATCTCATCCGGGACCGCCAGCTCTACTCGATGGGTATTGAAGAATCCAACGGACTGGGTAGGAACCAAGATCCTGGGTGGGAAAATGTTGAGGGTGCATGCGTTGAAAGCAAGCAGCAATGGGTAGTTACATCAGAGATCAAACGATGCGAAACCCCGGACAAGTACCTATTTTG GAATGAGATGCATCTCGGCCCCTCCGCGCACCGACTCATGGGCACAGAAGTGTTTCGTGGTATTGAGGAGATGTGGCTCCGGTAG